The Xiphias gladius isolate SHS-SW01 ecotype Sanya breed wild chromosome 4, ASM1685928v1, whole genome shotgun sequence genome includes a window with the following:
- the lamp5 gene encoding lysosome-associated membrane glycoprotein 5, translating into MGRLGFSTTESARLLLLSVFGVLVLSVVLAEQEGENLSGLSNNPDRAIFAVRENGTTCLMVEFAVKFLVPYDVLALNGIDLITEQASFTLPRGAEIEGKCGSTESEIHITWKNNAYTLRIFFSKEFRDKGIEVWKISKVQFVYDTSETSHFINAYNPGKHTASTHRLSALVTPAGRSYVCTAQQTLTLISSDHQKGITISMYDTQIQPFDIASDFMFSEPYKCITDQRERLEETLPLILGLILGLIIIITLTVYHFHLKLTANQPQLPRDRSMYKNM; encoded by the exons ATGGGACGACTCGGTTTCAGCACCACGGAGAGCGCCCGACTTCTGCTGCTCAGTGTGTTtg GTGTGCTGGTGCTGTCCGTGGTCCTGGCGGAGCAGGAAGGGGAGAACCTGTCCGGTCTCTCCAACAACCCGGACAGAGCCATCTTCGCGGTCCGGGAGAACGGCACGACATGCCTGATGGTGGAGTTCGCCGTGAAATTCCTCGTGCCATATGACGTACTCGCGCTCAACGGGATAGAC CTGATCACCGAGCAGGCGTCGTTCACTCTGCCCCGTGGTGCAGAAATCGAGGGGAAATGTGGGAGCACGGAATCAGAGATCCACATAACCTGGAAGAACAACGCGTACACCCTCCGCATCTTCTTCTCTAAG GAGTTCCGTGACAAGGGCATCGAGGTGTGGAAGATTAGCAAGGTCCAGTTCGTCTACGACACCTCGGAGACATCGCATTTCATCAACGCGTACAACC cTGGGAAGCACACGGCCAGCACCCACCGTCTGTCGGCTCTGGTGACCCCCGCCGGGCGCTCCTATGTGTGCACGGCACAGCAGACTCTCACCCTCATCTCTAGTGACCACCAGAAGGGCATCACCATCTCCATGTACGACACCCAGATCCAGCCCTTTGACATCGCCTCAGACTTCATGTTCAGTGAAC CCTACAAGTGTATCACCGACCAGCGGGAGCGCCTGGAGGAGACCCTCCCCCTCATTCTGGGCCTCATTTTGGGCCTCATAATCATCATCACGCTCACCGTCTACCACTTCCACCTGAAGCTGACAGCGAACCAGCCCCAGCTCCCCAGAGATCGCTCCATGTACAAGAACATGTAG